The following DNA comes from Musa acuminata AAA Group cultivar baxijiao chromosome BXJ1-4, Cavendish_Baxijiao_AAA, whole genome shotgun sequence.
TAATTCACCGGCTCGTCCAAAGGAGGAGGCAAATAAAGAGACGGCGTCGTCTTATGCCCAAAATAACCTTTCCTCCTCTAAATGAGTTACCTGCGTTGGACCGACTCTCACAATAGACCACAGTTCATTAGCCTTAACGGGTCCCACCATAGAGGGTTTCGAAGGGTAGTCTGTCTGCGCGAGTATCTTAGCCTTGGCGGAGGGATGTTAAAGTCATTTGGCCCCTTCTCGGCCGCAAGAAATTTCTTAAGGCCCGGCGATTAGGGGTTTTGGAAGCATATCGGGCTTCGAGCGGAAGAAAGAGCGAGAGGGGGCGAGCCTGCCGAAGAACTCTTCCTTTCTCCCGATTCCCAGTTCTTGGATCCAAGGCTTCAAGAAATCGCTGTTCTTGGATTGGATTGCGTGGCTCTACGCGGGGCGGCAGGTGAGGATTCTCTCGTGGTTCGCGACTCCTGATCGTTCTTGCGTTAGGGTTTGATGACGAAGTGCTGATTCTGGTTCTTTTGCGGTTTCTTGGTCTTAGAAGAATTCAGGTGTTATGTACGTTAAGGTCCTGTTTGGGATCATGCCTGCGTTAAGAGAGGGTCGAATTATTCGGATGTTTATCGTCTCTGATACAGACTTTCTGTGCCTTTCCTattcttgcatatttcaaaatggTTTTTGTTTCCATTTGGTTCTGGGAACTGGTATTCTGATTTTGGGGCTGATTGCTGGTACTGGCTTCTGGTTATTGGAATTTTCTTGACCAAGTTGCAACCTTTACAAAAATTCTTGATTGTGGACTGAAAACAAAAGGTTTCATAGCGTGCGAGTTTTGTATGTGTCGCGAGATATGTAATAGGCTATGTTACTTTGCGGTTTGGGTCGTGTTATTGGTCCTTTAGGGAATGTAGGTACGGCTTCCTCTCTTTTTCTGTTCTATTGATTTACTTGAGGGCAGAGCAATGATTTCCAGATGGCAATCTAATTACATAACTAAATTTTTCTTGTCTACTAATTTTTATGACTCTCTGCAAACTTCTTTATGAGTTTTGAAGTGCTTGCACCCTTCTGAGGCACTTCTGCTTGTCCAACTCTTTGCATGGTGAAATTTTAGAATTTAAAATCAGGATCTAGCCAGTGCACTGGCAAAGAATATTTAACCTACTAGATAATTCATATGCATGTGTCTATGTAGTGTTCATGTTCCTCAATAGTACAATTCTGATTGAATTAGTTGACTTGCTATGTGTTCTAGGTTTGTTGGTTTCTTGTTATTGTTTCAATCCAAGTTATATTATGAACGTCTAACAAAATTTATGAAGTCTTCTGATTGGCAAATTCTGGAAAGATCGTCTTTGTAACTTGACATATGCCTACGGAAAAGTAATTTGCATTAAATAACTTGTCTATCAGCATTTTTACCTTTCTGGCTTTCTCCGACACATTCTCTGaataatttcttttttcttaaattttagtgTGTCAAGTTGAAGTGGTTCTTAATTTTTCTTTGCACATTCTTAACTTGCTGGTTCAATTTTGGCTTTGTTCAAATATATAACATTGTTATTTTATCTTCTTGGCATCTTCTTTTTTTGGCATCAGGCACCTCTTCAAACTCGGCTGCACAAAAGATAGGCATCAGTGTCTTTGCATTATTCTTCCGCCCTAAGATGTTACCTGGAGTTAGCATCCTGTAGAAGTACAATAAAGGTGGTAGGAAGGCGCTTACTCTCCGAAATATGCAGAATATCATTAGGGGCTAAATGCCGAGTTCAGAAACAAGCAGCACCTTGTAATAATGGCCACAGAGAGTCCATTGAGATTCATAGAGAATAATGGAGCTGACAGCTGGCTCCTTGATGAGGACACATCAGAATTTGCTTCAACAAGTAATTTAGTTTCAGAAGAACTGGGGTTGCTTTTAAAAGGACAAAAATACCATGGGTCCAAGAACGTCAATGGCCTCAGTAGAAGTGGAAGTGCACCTCCTAGCATGGAGGGTTCTCGTGCAGCATTTGATATCTTGAGAAACCAGACTGCTGACTTGGGTGTCAGCTTGGAGAACCTAAGCAATGCAGTTCAAAATTGTGGATCCGAAGAACAACTCCGTGCTCATCCAACTTACTTAGCTTACTACTGTGCGAATGTGAATTTAAACCCCAGACTTCCTCCGCCTCTTATCTCTCGTGAGAATCGGCATTTGATGCAACACATTGGTGGGTTTGGGGACAATAGAAGAATGCCTTCATTCGATGACAACAGCAAgtcatctattttatcatctcgaCCTGCCCTTCCAACTCATAATGAGGAGCCTGAGGATGATAGGTCACCTACAGCAGAATATAGTGATTGGACAGATAAGAAAACTGTTATTTTTCCTGGGCATTCAACACATGTGCAAGGACGTCATATGTACCCCACAGACTTGGTACAGGTAGTTAGTGTTGCTGGTAAAAATGAATGTTTGAAATTCAAGATTGTGTTTCTTTATTGTGTTTCTTTACATCATACATTGTCTTTTGTTTCTAATGCATGCCGTAGGCTGAACCTGAGAGCAGGCTTTAGTTTCCTTTGCGACCTAGTTAACTAAGGTTTCAGAAACAACCTCTACATATAGAGATTAGGCTGCATAAGTTGACCTTCTCCAGAATCCACATTGTGGTGGTAGCATGTTCACCCTAGGTTGAGTCTACTCACCATTTGTTGATGGTCTAAGCATATATAACTTGGGATGGAACTTATTTGTTATTTCATGTAATCCTATATCTCTCAACAACTCAATAGGATCATTGTCTGCGTTAATCAAAGTTTGTACCATGACAGCCAAAGCAATATTTTTCTGTAGAACTGCCTGATGAAATTGTTTGAGATGGTCTGAAGAGGGCCCAAAAGTGTGAAAAACTATGACTTCAACTTGGGAGTCATGGAAATTTGGTGCTGACTGTTATGCATTGAGGAATGCTTTCCCTGGTAGTGAGAGTGAGCCTGCTGATCCTAATTTTGTTAGAGACTTTATGACTTGCTCCTTGTGTTGCACTGACCTCAGCCTGAGCTAGGCATGTGCTCATGCTTGTCGTAGGTATTTATATTTGAGTACCTCTTTTGGAAAAAACTTTGTGACAACTGCCTAACTGCATGTGCATAAAGGATATACTGCTTGTTAAAGGATGAGTGCCCACTTCTTGGTGAAAATATTAGGCCTTGTTAAGTTCTTGAAATATAATTCTTTTATTTGCTAATCGTATAGTGACCAAAATTTTGTTACAGTTAATATTTTCATGATTGCAATCAACACAAtgttatctcataagcattttctaGAATCTATGCCTGTTGAGCTTAAACTTCGCTTGGTGACATATTTTACACATGGATCCTGATAATTGGTTTGATGGTCCTCATGAAGTCGGATTGTTTCTGATGTTACAGGAACAGACTTCATATCCTGTGTATAGAGATCATTCCCACCACTCAAGCCACACTATTATTGAACAAGCAGCTATACAAAATGCCCTTTCAAACCATCTAAATGATTATTCAAATGGCATGACAAATTCAGAGACAAGAACACCTGGTGCCCATTCTTGTACTCCTCACTTAGGCTCACATTCAGTTGGATTTGTGTTGAATGGTGACACTGGTGCTTTGGCAGTTCCAGGCTCAGCATCTACTGACAGGACAGTTAATCTACACCAAGGTCAAAAAAAATTGAGCAGTGGCGATACCTCCATAGACAAGAGTGTGCCACCCAGCAACATTATCTGTTTGGATCGTGATAATATTGAAGATGAGATGAAGAATTTAAGGTTATCTACTGATGACCACAGAAGTCACCATTCATGGCAAAACTCTCAGCAAGTTGGCTTATACACAACGAGCCCTTCTTCTCATGCTCAGATTGGTCAGTCTCAGATTATTGCTCAAGGAGTGACCCATTCTCAAAATACTGGGGATCATGTTTCTCACGGTCAACCTAAGCTACCCTCAGTTGAAATGCAGCCTTTGTTGCAATCTGCTGGCACTGTGCCTTCATTGTATGTCCCAGGAGCTGGATATGGAGCTCCATATTACCATAATTTGCAATTCCCTAGTGTACTTCCTCTCCAGTTTGGCATAGGTGGATATACCTTGAATCCCTCACTAGTGTCTCCACTTGTTACCGCCTATCCACCTCATCATAGTGCTATGCCAATGCCTTTTGACAATGTCGTAGGCCCAAACTTTAGTGCTAGAGCTTCAGGAATATCCACTGGGGGAAATGCTGTTCCTGGTGTTGACATGCAGCAGTTGTATAAGATATATGGACAGCTGGGTCTAGCTATTCAGCCTCCCTTTTCTGATCCTTTATATATGCCTTTTTATCATCATTACTCTACGGATGCACTTGCCGCTGCAGGTCAATATGATTCAAAGATCTCCAGGGGAAGCGCTGTGGGAAGCCCAGCAGGTACTTATGATCTTCAAAAAGGTCCAGGTTCTTCTGCATATTTACCTGAACAAAGGCCCCAAGTCATGGGAGTTGGTGGTGTCAACACTCTTAATGCTATAAAAGGAGTCACTATTAGTCCTGGCTACTATGGGAATCCTCCAAACATGGGTCTCCTGATGCAGTTCCCGGGCTCCCCGCTTGCCAGTCCTGTTTCTCAAGGATCACCAGTGGCTAGGACAAGCTTTTCCGGAAGGAAAAACGACAACACTAAATTTCCATTCGGCTCTGAAAGAATTACAGGTTCTTCCGGATGTTCATTCCAAAGAGGAGGTGAGAAGGTTGATGATCCTATATCATACTCTTTCCTTGAAGAGCTAAAGTCCAATAAAGCTCGTAGATATGATTTATCTGATATTGCTGGGCGTATTGTTGAATTTAGGCAAgttctgattttttttaatctcaacctCTTTTTTTATTGTAATAGTGGATTTTTTACATGATGTAATGATATTGTTCTTGTACCGTCTACATCAGTGCTGATCAACATGGGAGTCGATTCATTCAACAAAAGTTAGAGACTTGTAGTGCTGATGAGAAGGCATCAGTTTTTAGGGAAGTTCTTCCACATGCTTATTCATTAATGACTGATGTATTTGGGAATTATGTCATTCAGAAGGTATGGTACTTAAAACATTTCAATGACTGTTTCTGTGATCAATTTATGATATATTTGCAATTTGTGATTATCTTCTTGTGTAGTTAAAATTGCTTTGTCCTTACAGTTTTTTGAGCATGGGAATCCTGAACAGAGGAAAGAACTTGCTAATAAGCTTGTTGGCCATGTCTTGCCTTTGAGCCTTCAGATGTATGGCTGTCGTGTAATTCAAAAGGTATCTCTTTCTTCTAGGTATCTATTGATCTGTTTGATGCCATCATATCAATTTTCTTTGTTGGAATTTGAATGCTTGATATTGTATGGATGTTTAAAACTTCATGGATAGCTAATGTGTGGTCTCCCAGACAGCAGTTGTGCAATGTGTTAACAAGATTTTTCACAATGCTGTTTGACTTTAAAGATAGAACTTGTTTCTTCTGATGGGCAGCAGCAGACCATGTTCTTCTCCTATAATGCAGCCTTTCTCAGATAGGTTAAGTAAAGTTGCTATTCTCTTTCAGTTAGGAGCTTGAGAAACTGGTGGCATTTTTCCAATCACCGTCACATCATGATTTTACTTAGGCTGCTTGATCAATATTGCCAatcatttttattttgttattttcttttttagggaCAACTATCTTTATCATCATACTTACCTTTTTCCCATTATGGTTATTGGTTTATAAATGTTCATGAAGTTGATCCTTCTGAGAATGGATCTGCTCCTAGGCAAACCAGATTTAGGCAATAGAAGATGTAGAAGGTCTTGGTAGGATGGAccagcgatttcaataggcgctcgagcctcgcctcgggcgaggcgaggcccgagcgccttgcttcatgtccaagcggtgcgcttcaaagaggcgtcgcctaggCGCTTGCTCGAATCGCcctgcgcctgggctcgggcgagcgcccgggttaaaccaggcgaccctggtgctttagttggttcaatcgaaccaactaaagcaccgatatcaacctcccagcatccctctcgcgacttccccaaccctaacactgctCGTGATTCTGTCGTTGACATTTCCtcttcgctgccactatcgttgctcgccgttgccactgtcgttgctcgctgattgaaccaactaaagcaccgatatcaacctcccagcatccctctcgcgacttccccaaccctaacactgctCGTGATTCTGTCGTTGACATTTCCtcttcgctgccactatcgttgctcgccgttgccactgtcgttgctcactgattgaaccaactaaagcaccgatatcaacctcccagcatccctctcgcgacttccccaaccctaacactgctCGTGATTCTGTCGTTGACATTTCCtcttcgctgccactatcgttgctcgTCGTTGCTCGCTGCTCCCGCTCTTGCTCTTGCTACCGTTGCTCGCTACGACCTCTAccgctgctctcagtcagcaACATCGGTCTTACTCTTACGCTGCGCTCTCGCTATCGCTGTCGTTGCCACTATCACTGCTCGTCGTTGCTGTCGTTgcttgccactgtcgccgctctcgCTACTCGCTGCTCACCGTTGCTGTCTTACTCTTACTcactcttctcacatcgactcgatagtatactattaacagtatactgttaactgtatactagtaacaatattttttttattagattaataatttattattttgattttaatactgctaatttttctttatttgaaattattgttttgaattttgagactttttgttaatgtgatattgtgatattgcaagattttcttaatttaatatcatatttttatttaaataattatatttattaattatattatatattttagtgtctcgtttcgttcgggcgagcgcctagcgcctcgggctttttttaaaccttggcacctagcgctttttaaataacTGGGGTGGACCATATAAGTAACCTTACATAGCACACTATCCACTGTTAGGCACTGATTTATACTATTTATTTTCTTGCCTCATAACAGAACAGAAAATACTAAGATAAACATGTATTAAATAGAGGCCTTTTCTCTGCTTATGGATTTAATAGTGATGAAAGATTTGATGGATATAAACATACCTTTGATATTTCCAGAAAGCAGGCATAGATCTTGTAACATGCcaaaaagaaatcataaaatattCTTTAGATTTTTCCTCATTTCAATTAACATTAATGCACAATAATAATGAGAGCAACATAACCAATATTAATTCTAGTCGAGGCATGCAGAGAACTAAATGACCCAAAACTAAAAAGAAAGTAGCATTGAAGATATGAGAACAAAGATATGAGGAAAATATAAGAAATCAGATAGAACAGTGAGAGATGTGATGGAACGTGAATTCATAGGAAGCTTTCTTTTGCTTCAGGTCATAATCACAATCACTTATTAAGCCATTGATCACCTAATCTGAGTCTTTTCTGGATTGGAGTATTTTGGTCATCTTAATATTTCATGAC
Coding sequences within:
- the LOC135660767 gene encoding pumilio homolog 5-like isoform X2, with protein sequence MATESPLRFIENNGADSWLLDEDTSEFASTSNLVSEELGLLLKGQKYHGSKNVNGLSRSGSAPPSMEGSRAAFDILRNQTADLGVSLENLSNAVQNCGSEEQLRAHPTYLAYYCANVNLNPRLPPPLISRENRHLMQHIGGFGDNRRMPSFDDNSKSSILSSRPALPTHNEEPEDDRSPTAEYSDWTDKKTVIFPGHSTHVQGRHMYPTDLEQTSYPVYRDHSHHSSHTIIEQAAIQNALSNHLNDYSNGMTNSETRTPGAHSCTPHLGSHSVGFVLNGDTGALAVPGSASTDRTVNLHQGQKKLSSGDTSIDKSVPPSNIICLDRDNIEDEMKNLRLSTDDHRSHHSWQNSQQVGLYTTSPSSHAQIGQSQIIAQGVTHSQNTGDHVSHGQPKLPSVEMQPLLQSAGTVPSLYVPGAGYGAPYYHNLQFPSVLPLQFGIGGYTLNPSLVSPLVTAYPPHHSAMPMPFDNVVGPNFSARASGISTGGNAVPGVDMQQLYKIYGQLGLAIQPPFSDPLYMPFYHHYSTDALAAAGQYDSKISRGSAVGSPAGTYDLQKGPGSSAYLPEQRPQVMGVGGVNTLNAIKGVTISPGYYGNPPNMGLLMQFPGSPLASPVSQGSPVARTSFSGRKNDNTKFPFGSERITGSSGCSFQRGGEKVDDPISYSFLEELKSNKARRYDLSDIAGRIVEFSADQHGSRFIQQKLETCSADEKASVFREVLPHAYSLMTDVFGNYVIQKFFEHGNPEQRKELANKLVGHVLPLSLQMYGCRVIQKALDVIELEQKTQLVQELDGNVMRCVRDQNGNHVIQKCIECVPTEKIGFIISAFRGQVANLSTHPYGCRVIQRVLEHCTDESQSHCIVDEILQSACLLAQDQYGNYVTQHVLERGKPHERSQIIHSLSGQVVQMSQHKFASNVVEKCFEYGNTEERDYLIKEIVGQTEGNDNLLVMTKDQFANYVVQKILDTCTDKQREVLLNLIKVHLQALKKYTYGKHIVARVEQLCGEDVAPES
- the LOC135660767 gene encoding pumilio homolog 5-like isoform X1, whose amino-acid sequence is MATESPLRFIENNGADSWLLDEDTSEFASTSNLVSEELGLLLKGQKYHGSKNVNGLSRSGSAPPSMEGSRAAFDILRNQTADLGVSLENLSNAVQNCGSEEQLRAHPTYLAYYCANVNLNPRLPPPLISRENRHLMQHIGGFGDNRRMPSFDDNSKSSILSSRPALPTHNEEPEDDRSPTAEYSDWTDKKTVIFPGHSTHVQGRHMYPTDLVQEQTSYPVYRDHSHHSSHTIIEQAAIQNALSNHLNDYSNGMTNSETRTPGAHSCTPHLGSHSVGFVLNGDTGALAVPGSASTDRTVNLHQGQKKLSSGDTSIDKSVPPSNIICLDRDNIEDEMKNLRLSTDDHRSHHSWQNSQQVGLYTTSPSSHAQIGQSQIIAQGVTHSQNTGDHVSHGQPKLPSVEMQPLLQSAGTVPSLYVPGAGYGAPYYHNLQFPSVLPLQFGIGGYTLNPSLVSPLVTAYPPHHSAMPMPFDNVVGPNFSARASGISTGGNAVPGVDMQQLYKIYGQLGLAIQPPFSDPLYMPFYHHYSTDALAAAGQYDSKISRGSAVGSPAGTYDLQKGPGSSAYLPEQRPQVMGVGGVNTLNAIKGVTISPGYYGNPPNMGLLMQFPGSPLASPVSQGSPVARTSFSGRKNDNTKFPFGSERITGSSGCSFQRGGEKVDDPISYSFLEELKSNKARRYDLSDIAGRIVEFSADQHGSRFIQQKLETCSADEKASVFREVLPHAYSLMTDVFGNYVIQKFFEHGNPEQRKELANKLVGHVLPLSLQMYGCRVIQKALDVIELEQKTQLVQELDGNVMRCVRDQNGNHVIQKCIECVPTEKIGFIISAFRGQVANLSTHPYGCRVIQRVLEHCTDESQSHCIVDEILQSACLLAQDQYGNYVTQHVLERGKPHERSQIIHSLSGQVVQMSQHKFASNVVEKCFEYGNTEERDYLIKEIVGQTEGNDNLLVMTKDQFANYVVQKILDTCTDKQREVLLNLIKVHLQALKKYTYGKHIVARVEQLCGEDVAPES